TTTTGGAAATCGTCACCTTCGACCTGACCATCAACATCCCAGTATTGGTCGCGTTTTTTGAGATCAAGTTTCTTGACCCCACCGTCCGCAACAATGCCTTGTGCACTTTCCAGGATATAGTCAGGAACACTGTCTGCCAGAAATTTCTGCACTATGGATTTTACTATTTGTTCTTCGCCAGTACTCATTCAAAACCCGTGAAATGATGTTTTTTCTGTGAAATAGGACAGGCCTATTTACATATATCTCTCCCAATGGGCAAGTATGATATATGTGTTCACAGACACTTTGTCCCCTTGGCTTTTCAAGACCATTGGTTCATACTCACCAAACAATGCCACGCTCGTATCATTATATGGTCCAACCATGTTCGTTTTGCAAGGAAAAATGAGACACATTCATCTGTTTATCTTTATATTGTGCTTGATTTTTGTCGGATCCTGTTCCGATTCTAACCGTCCGGCAACACCTGTCAAGCCAGTAAGTCTCCATGATATTCCTCTTTTGCCAGAAGATGGTGGGCGTATCGTCGAATCTATGCTCGGTGAACCAAGCAATTTGATTTCAGCACTTTCTTCGGATAGTTCGTCTCATTCTGTGGCATCGCAGATTTATGTCAGTTTATTCAAATATGATAAGGATATCAATTTGGTGCCGTATGCCGCTGAATCCTATGAGGTACTGCGTAACGGCACTTTTTTAAAATTCAAGGTGCGTGAAGATATCTTTTGGTCTGACGGTGTGCAGTTGACTGCCGAAGATGTTGAATTTACCTATAAAATGATGATTGATCCAAAGACGCCAACGGCCTATGCCGGAAATTTTAAGTTGGTGAAGGCCTTTCGGCGTACTGGGAAATTTACGTTTGAGGTGGAGTACGATCAGCCTTTTGCCAAGGCGTTGGTCACGTGGGCCATGGACATCATGCCCAAGCATCTGTTGGAAGGGGAAGATCTGCTCAACACGAAATACAGTCGGGAACCGATTGGAGCCGGTCCCTATATCCTCAAGGAGTGGGTTCCTGGCAGCCAGATTGTTTTAAAAGCCAATCCGCATTTTTTTGAAGGCAAGCCGTTTATTGATACGGTTGTGTATCGATTCATACCCGATACGGCCACGCAGTTTCTGGAACTCAAGGCTGGTAATCTTGATTCCGTCAGTCTTACTCCATTGCAATACCTGTATCAAACCTCGGGGGCAGGGTGGGACAGGAGTTTCAACAAGTTCGAATTTCTGGCCTTTGGCTATTCCTTTCTCGGATTTAATTTCAAGCATCCTTTTTTTCAGGATGTGCGAGTTCGTCAAGCCATTGATTATGCTATTGACCGGCGCGAAATTGTCAAAGGGGTGTTATATGGGCTGGGCGAGCCTGCCAATGGTCCCTATAAACCGGGAACCTGGGTATATAATACGGCGATCAATCCTCGGGAGTACAACACGGCCAAGGCAAAAGCCCTTTTGGCTGAAGCCGGTTGGATTGATTCCGATGGGGATGGCCTTTTGGATAAAGACGGGGTGCCGTTTTCCTTTTCCATTATTACCAATCAGGGTAATAGCCAACGAATCAAGACGGGAGTTATCCTCCAGCAACGTCTTTTGGATGTGGGGATTCAGGTAGAACTTCGCATCGTGGAATGGGCCGCTTTTATCAAGGAATTCGTGGATAAAGGGCGTTTTGATGCAATTATTTTAGGATGGAATATTACACAAGACCCTGATATCTATAATGTCTGGCATTCAAGCATGGCGGTTGACGGTGGATTGAATTTTACCAGATACATGAACCCTGAATTGGATGAGTTATTGGAACGAGGTCGTCATCTGGTGAAGCAGGAAGATCGCAAGCCTATTTATGATGAAATTCAACAGATTTTGTTCGATGACGTGCCATATTGTTTTTTGTATGTATCCAAGTCCTTGCCGATTGTTCAGGCTCGGGTGCAGAATATAAAAGCGGCTCCGGCCGGAATCTCCTACAATTTTGAAAAGTGGTGGATACCCCGGTCCTTGCAGCGACAGCCCTAGGAAGTAATGAGTATTATGATTCGCATCAATCAGATCACCGACAAGGTGGCCTCATATATCGACAATCCCGATTTGGATTTGATTCAACGGGCGTATGTCTTTTCCGCACAGGCCCATGACGGTGTGGTGCGTCGGTCCGGAGAGCCGTACATTTCTCATCCCATGAATGTGGCGTACCTGTTGGCTACCATGCAGCTTGATGAGGCCTCAGTGGCCGCAGGGTTATTGCATGATACGGTGGAGGACACGGATACTACGGTTGATGAAATCGAAGATCTTTTTGGGGCTGATGTGGCCGATCTCGTGGA
The sequence above is a segment of the Pseudodesulfovibrio sp. JC047 genome. Coding sequences within it:
- a CDS encoding peptide-binding protein, which gives rise to MRHIHLFIFILCLIFVGSCSDSNRPATPVKPVSLHDIPLLPEDGGRIVESMLGEPSNLISALSSDSSSHSVASQIYVSLFKYDKDINLVPYAAESYEVLRNGTFLKFKVREDIFWSDGVQLTAEDVEFTYKMMIDPKTPTAYAGNFKLVKAFRRTGKFTFEVEYDQPFAKALVTWAMDIMPKHLLEGEDLLNTKYSREPIGAGPYILKEWVPGSQIVLKANPHFFEGKPFIDTVVYRFIPDTATQFLELKAGNLDSVSLTPLQYLYQTSGAGWDRSFNKFEFLAFGYSFLGFNFKHPFFQDVRVRQAIDYAIDRREIVKGVLYGLGEPANGPYKPGTWVYNTAINPREYNTAKAKALLAEAGWIDSDGDGLLDKDGVPFSFSIITNQGNSQRIKTGVILQQRLLDVGIQVELRIVEWAAFIKEFVDKGRFDAIILGWNITQDPDIYNVWHSSMAVDGGLNFTRYMNPELDELLERGRHLVKQEDRKPIYDEIQQILFDDVPYCFLYVSKSLPIVQARVQNIKAAPAGISYNFEKWWIPRSLQRQP